One segment of Oscillospiraceae bacterium MB08-C2-2 DNA contains the following:
- a CDS encoding response regulator transcription factor, protein MKNHAKIFIVEDERVISNFITALLTTSQYTTLVAATGAEAIEMAAEHNPDLILLDLGLPDMDGMQVLHRIREWSDVPIIVVSARQDEQEKVEALDAGANDYVTKPFGNSELLARIRTALRQHIRLGSLKEPAASSFSVGGLFIDYAKRRVQVEGKSVHLTPIEYKIVALLSQNAGKVLTRDFMIQQIWGPFGGDNQVLRVNMANIRRKIEENPADPRFILTEVGVGYRMID, encoded by the coding sequence AAAATCTTTATAGTAGAAGATGAGCGGGTGATCAGCAATTTTATTACCGCCTTGCTGACCACCAGTCAATATACGACATTGGTTGCCGCCACAGGGGCAGAGGCCATTGAAATGGCGGCCGAGCACAACCCGGATCTGATTCTGCTGGATCTGGGATTGCCGGATATGGATGGAATGCAGGTTCTCCACCGCATCCGGGAATGGTCGGATGTTCCCATCATTGTGGTTTCAGCCCGGCAGGATGAGCAGGAAAAGGTGGAGGCCCTGGATGCAGGGGCCAACGATTATGTGACCAAGCCCTTTGGCAACAGTGAGCTTTTGGCCCGTATCCGCACCGCACTGCGCCAGCATATCCGTTTAGGCAGCTTGAAAGAACCGGCGGCCAGTTCGTTTTCGGTGGGCGGCCTTTTCATTGATTATGCAAAACGGCGGGTTCAAGTAGAGGGCAAATCGGTTCACCTGACGCCCATTGAATATAAAATCGTGGCGCTTCTTTCCCAAAATGCCGGGAAGGTGCTCACACGGGATTTTATGATTCAGCAGATATGGGGGCCTTTTGGCGGTGACAATCAGGTGCTGCGGGTGAATATGGCCAACATTCGGCGCAAAATTGAAGAAAATCCAGCAGACCCCCGCTTTATCCTCACCGAGGTTGGGGTGGGTTACCGGATGATCGACTGA